The Phormidium yuhuli AB48 DNA window GGCCAGTTCTGCTTTGGCAAAGGCTTTCCCAAACCCGTCGTCGATACCCATCACTTCTCCAGTCGAGCGCATCTCGGGTCCGAGAATGGTATCGGTTCCAGGGAATTTGTGGAACGGTAACACCGCTTCTTTCACGGAGACGTGATTGGGGATAAGTTCGCCGGTGAAGTTCAACTCGGCTAAGGTTTCTCCCGCCATGACCCGGGAGGCGTATTTAGCCAGGGGAACCCCAATGGATTTAGAGACAAAGGGAACGGTCCGCGAGGCGCGAGGGTTGGCTTCGATGATATAGACTAACTCTCCCTGTACGGCATATTGCACGTTCATTAAACCCACCACCTTCAGCCGTTTGGCTAGTTTCTCGGTCCAATCGCGAATGGTGTTGAGGGCGGCGGGGGTTAGGGTTTGGCTGGGGATGGAACAGGCGGAGTCTCCGGAGTGAATGCCCGCTTGTTCGATATGTTCCATGATGCCGCCAATGACGACGGCACCGGTTTGGTCGGCGATCGCATCCACATCGACCTCGATCGCATTCTCTAGGAATTTATCAATGAGAATGGGATGGTCGGGTTCGACTTGGACGGCGAAGGTCATATAGCGTTCGAGTTCTTCGTCGGAATAGACCACCTCCATGGCCCGCCCTCCTAGGACGTAGGAGGGACGCACCACGACGGGATAGCCGATGCGTTGGGCAATTTTTAGGGATTCCTTATAACTACGGGCCAAGCCATTGGGGGGTTGCAGGATGTCCAATTCCCGCAGGATTTCCTCGAAGCGTTCTCGGTCTTCTGAAGCGTCAATGGAGTCGGGGGACGTTCCCCAGATGGGAGCGTTGGCTTTGGAGAGGGGAACGGCGAGTTTGAGCGGGGTTTGGCCGCCAAACTGGATGATGATGCCTTCGGGGTTTTCCGCTTCGATGATGTTGAGGACATCTTCTTTCGTGAGGGGTTCAAAGTAGAGGCGATCGCTCGTATCGTAGTCGGTGGAGACGGTTTCGGGGTTGGAGTTGACCATGATGGTCTCAAAGCCCTTGTCTCGTAGGGCAAAGGAGGCGTGACAGCAGCAGTAGTCGAACTCAATCCCTTGACCAATGCGGTTCGGTCCCCCGCCGAGAATCATGACTTTGCGGCGATCGCTCGTCAGGTGTTCGTTATCCTCGTCGTAGGTGGAATAGTAATAGGGGGTTTGGGATTCAAACTCCGCCGCACAGGTGTCTACCATTTTGTAGGCGGGAATGACCCCGAGTTGTTTGCGGTAGCTGCGGACTTCGTCTTCTGTGGATTTAGTGGCGAAGGCGATTTGGCGATCGCTAAAGCCGAGTTGTTTGACGAACCGCATTTGGCTGGCGGAAATCCCAGAGAGGGGCGATCGTTTCAACCACTTCTCCGTCTCCAGGATTTGGGCAAACTTATCCAAGAACCAGATATCAATCCCCGTCAGTTCGTAGATTTCCTCCACAGACATCCCCAGAGTTAACGCCTGATGCACCGTAAACATCCGTTCTGGGTTCGGCTGACGCAACCCCGCCCGCACCTGAGTCAGACTGGGCAATTTCCCCATGGACTGACAACCCCAGCCCCAATGACCGGTCTCCAGGGAGCGAAACGCCTTCTGGAACGACTCGCAAAAGGTGCGTCCAATAGCCATCGCTTCCCCAACGGACTTCATCTGAGTCGTCAGTAGGGCCTGAGTTCCTGGGAACTTCTCAAAGGCAAAGCGAGGAATCTTGGTCACCACATAGTCAATGGTGGGTTCAAAGCTAGCGGGGGTTTTCTTCGTAATATCGTTGGGAATCTCATCCAAGGTATAGCCCACAGCCAACTTGGCAGCAAATTTGGCAATGGGGAATCCTGTCGCCTTACTCGCTAAGGCTGAACTGCGAGACACCCGAGGGTTCATCTCAATCACCACCACCTCGCCATTCACCGGGTTGACCGCAAACTGGATATTGGACCCCCCAGTTTCCACGCCAATCTCGCGAATAATTTTAATCGAGGCATCCCGTAGCCGTTGATATTCCTTGTCCGTCAGGGTTTGAGCCGGGGCGACGGTAATGGAATCGCCGGTGTGAACCCCCATCGGGTCAATGTTTTCAATGGAGCAGATAATCACCACATTATCCGCCAAGTCCCGCATCACCTCCAACTCATACTCTTTCCAGCCAATGAGGGATTTCTCCACCAAAATCTGACTCACCGGTGAGGCATCGAGTCCCCCCTGAGCCATTTCCTCAAATTCTTCTTGGTTATAGGAAATCCCGCCACCGGTGCCTCCCAGGGTGAAGGCCGGGCGGATAATCAGGGGGTAGGAGCCAATCTCCGCCCCCACAGCCCTCGCTTCATCTAAGGTTGAGGCAATCCCCGAGGGGCAGCTTTGCAAGCCAATTTTATCCATGGCCTGCTTGAAGAGGTCGCGATCCTCTGCTTTCTGAATGGCAGGGAGTTTGGCCCCAATCAGTTCCACCCCATACTTATCCAGCACGCCATTCTCCGCCAAGCTCACCGCTAGGTTCAGGGCCGTCTGTCCCCCCATCGTCGGCAGAATGGCATCGGGCCGCTCCTTGGCGATAATCTGCTCGACGATGTCTGGGGAAAGGGGTTCGATATAGGTGCGATCGGCCATTTCCGGGTCGGTCATGATACTGGCGGGGTTGGAGTTCACCAGGATAGTGAAGTATCCCTCCTCCCGTAACGCCTTCAAGGCCTGAGTTCCGGAATAGTCAAATTCACAGGCTTGTCCGATCACAATCGGCCCAGAACCGAGTAAGAGAATTTTTTGGATATCTTCGCGACGAGGCATGGTTGGTTCGTCTCTAAATGATGACGGGGTTCTAAATCCAGACTATTCTACGGGTTTTTTCCGGTCTCAAGCGTCCCTTCACCGTCTTTCCCAAGATTTGATGACTTCCCGGGACGCCCAAGTCCCCCACCTCAGCACGGGCCATCTCGCTTTTGGCAACCCCATATATATAAGTCCTCGATTTGAGGGCCGGACTCCTGCTCCCTGAGTGCGGGTCTACTGACCGTTAACTGAAGCTCAACACCCAGCCATCAAAAATCCCCTTAGCGAACGGGCCAGGTCGCCGCTGAGGGGGCAAAGGGGGTAAATCCAGGAAAAAAGGAAAAAATTTTATCTTCTGAAAAGCTTGCCCCGAGGGGATTTGAGGGGTTTGCCCTAAAATTTCCCAAAAAAAGATTCTAAAAAGGGTTGACAGCCCTAGATAGTCTTGTTAGATTAGTTAAGCGCTCGGGAGGACGGGCAAACACAACGCCCCCAAACGACGCATTCCGAACCTCGAAAATTAAATCGTTTGAAAGCTCGACATAAGAAGCCTAAAACTTCAAAAGTCTTCGTCTAAATTCATTAAAGGATAACGGACGAGAGAGAATTTGACAAGGGGGTAACCCAAGTTAAGTTCAATCAAAGCCGAAAGCCAACAAACTCAACGTCAACACGGAGAGTTTGATCCTGGCTCAGGATGAACGCTGGCGGCGTGCCTAACACATGCAAGTCGAACGAAGTTCTTCGGAACTTAGTGGCGGACGGGTGAGTAACGCGTGAGAATCTACCTTCAGGACGGGGACAACAGCTGGAAACGGCTGCTAATACCCGATATGCCGAAAGGTGAAATGTTATTTCGCCTGGAGAGGAGCTCGCGTCCGATTAGCTAGTTGGTGGGGTAAAAGCTTACCAAGGCGACGATCGGTAGCTGGTCTGAGAGGATGAGCAGCCACACTGGAACTGAGACACGGTCCAGACTCCTACGGGAGGCAGCAGTGGGGAATTTTCCGCAATGGGCGAAAGCCTGACGGAGCAACGCCGCGTGGGGGAAGAAGGTTTTTGGATTGTAAACCCCTTTTCTCAAGGAAGAACAAAATGACGGTACTTGAGGAATCAGCCTCGGCTAACTCCGTGCCAGCAGCCGCGGTAATACGGAGGAGGCAAGCGTTATCCGGAATTATTGGGCGTAAAGCGTTCGTAGGCGGCTGTTCAAGTCTGCTGTCAAAGACCGAGGCTCAACCTCGGGTCGGCAGTGGAAACTGAATAGCTAGAGGTCGGTAGGGGCAGAGGGAATTCCCAGTGTAGCGGTGAAATGCGTAGATATTGGGAAGAACACCGGTGGCGAAAGCGCTCTGCTGGGCCGAACCTGACGCTGAGGGACGAAAGCTAGGGGAGCGAATGGGATTAGATACCCCAGTAGTCCTAGCCGTAAACGATGGAAACTAGGTGTGGCCTGTATCGACCCGGGCCGTGCCGAAGCTAACGCGTTAAGTTTCCCGCCTGGGGAGTACGCACGCAAGTGTGAAACTCAAAGGAATTGACGGGGGCCCGCACAAGCGGTGGAGTATGTGGTTTAATTCGATGCAACGCGAAGAACCTTACCAGGGCTTGACATGCCGCGAATCTCCTTGAAAGAGGAGAGTGCCTACGGGAGCGCGGACACAGGTGGTGCATGGCTGTCGTCAGCTCGTGTCGTGAGATGTTGGGTTAAGTCCCGCAACGAGCGCAACCCTCGTCCTTAGTTGCCATCATTAAGTTGGGCACTCTAGGGAGACTGCCGGTGATAAACCGGAGGAAGGTGGGGATGACGTCAAGTCATCATGCCCCATATGTCCTGGGCTACACACGTACTACAATGGTCGGGACAACGAGCAGCCAACTCGCGAGAGTGCGCTAATCTCTTAAACCCGGCCTCAGTTCAGATTGCAGGCTGCAACTCGCCTGCATGAAGGAGGAATCGCTAGTAATCGCAGGTCAGCATACTGCGGTGAATCCGTTCCCGGGCCTTGTACACACCGCCCGTCACACCATGGAAGTTGGCCATGCCCGAAGTCGTTACCCTAACCGTTCGCGGAGGGGGATGCCGAAGGCAGGGCTGATGACTGGGGTGAAGTCGTAACAAGGTAGCCGTACCGGAAGGTGTGGCTGGATCACCTCCTTTTTAGGGAGACCTAAACCCAAGACCTTGAGGATATAAGTAAGCCCAAGGAATTGAGGTCAACCTAGGTCGGTCGGAGACTGGTCGAAGCTTTCAAACGATTAAGAGGTTAGGAAACCCAACAACTCAGGAACATTGAGACGTGAGGAGTTGGGACAAGAGACCAACCTTGAAATGGGCTATTAGCTCAGGTGGTTAGAGCGCACCCCTGATAAGGGTGAGGTCCCTGGTTCAAGTCCAGGATGGCCCACCTAAAACTTAGTGCTGTCAATAGCAGTCATTAAGAAAATGGGGGTATAGCTCAGTTGGTAGAGCGCCTGCTTTGCAAGCAGGATGTCAGCGGTTCGAGTCCGCTTACCTCCATGCTGGTCTCGCCCCAAAGAAATCCTAAACCCGAAAAGCGAAGGACAACTCAGCACCTGAGAGAGACTCAGACTGCTGGGGAATCCCAGCCAGAACCTTGAAAACTGCATAGTCAACCTAAAAAAAGTCAGGTGAAGTCGAGACCTCAAAGACATGAGGTCAAGCTATAAAGAGCTAACGGTGGATACCTAGGCACGTTGAGGCGATGAAGGACGTGGCGACCGACGAAACGTTCCGGGGAGCTGGAAGCAAGCATTGATCCGGAAGTGTCCGAATGGGGCAACCCTAAAAACGGTCGGCTGAATCTATAGGCCGACACGAGCGAACCGGGCGAACTGAAACATCTTAGTAGCCCGAGGAAGAGAAAGCAAAAGCGATTCCCTTAGTAGCGGCGAGCGAACAGGGACCAGCCCAAACCTAAGGTTTTTACCTTAGGGGTTGTGGGACGGCAGAACGAGACTGGAAAGATTAGACGAAGCTGTTGAATGCAGCACCAGAGGAGGTGAAAGTCCTGTAGTCGAAAATCGGAACAGCTCAGCCGGATCCCGAGTAGCACGGGGCACGTGAAATCCCGTGTGAATCAGCGAGGACCACCTCGTAAGGCTAAATACTCCAACGTGACCGATAGTGAAACAGTACCGCGAGGGAAAGGTGAAAAGAACCCCGGGAGGGGAGTGAAATAGAACCTGAAACCGTTAGCTTACAAGCAGTGGGAGGACGATTTAACGTCTGACCGCGTGCCTGTTGAAGAATGAGCCGGCGAGTAATAGGTCGTGGCCGGTTAAGGCGAGAATGCCGAAGCCCCAGCGAAAGCGAGTCCGAATAGGGCGTTAGTCACGATTTATTGACCCGAACCCGGGCGATCTAACCATGTCCAGGATGAAGCTTGGGTAACACCAAGTGGAAGTCCGCACCGACCAATGTTGAAAAATTGGCGGATGAGGTGTGGTTAGGGGTGAAATGCCAATCGAGCCCGGAGCTAGCTGGTTCTCCTCGAAATGCGTTTAGGCGCAGCGGCTAGAGAAATATCTGTGGGGGTAAAGCACTGTTTCGGTGCGGGCTGCGAGAGCGGTACCAAATCGAGGCAAACTCTGAATACCATAGAGAAACTAGCCAGTGAGACGGTGGGGGATAAGCTTCATCGTCGAAAGGGAAACAGCCCAGACCACCAGCTAAGGTCCCCAAGTGGACACTAAGTGATAAAGGAGGTGGGAGTGCCCAGACAACCAGGAGGTTTGCCTAGAAGCAGCCATCCTTAAAAGAGTGCGTAATAGCTCACTGGTCAAGCGCTCCTGCGCCGAAAATGAACGGGGCTAAGTGTCCCACCGAAGCTGTGGACTCAGTTTTTAACTGAGTGGTAGAGGAGCGTTCTGCTCTAGGGTGAAGCACTAGCGGCAAGCAGGTGTGGACGAAGCAGAAGTGAGAATGTCGGCTTAAGTAGCGAAAAGATGTGTGAGAATCACATCCCCCGAAAACCTAAGGGTTCCTCCGGCAGGCTCGTCCGCGGAGGGTTAGTCAGGACCTAAGGCGAGGCCGAAAGGCGTAGTCGATGGACAACGGGTTAACATTCCCGTACCCAAACAGACTGGTAGCGGAGGACGGAGAAGGCTAAGTCAGCCGGGTGATGGTAGTCCCGGTTTAAGCGTTCGAAGGTGATGACGGGTGGCGAAAACACCCTGAGCTAAGACGTGAACACGACCGGCTACGGCTGGGAAGTGACCGATGTCATGCTTCCAAGAAAAGCCCGAACTACTGTAAATCTGTTTGGCCTGTACCCGAAACCGACACAGGTAGGTAGGTTGAGTAAACCAAGGGGCGCGAGATAACTCTCTCTAAGGAACTCGGCAAAATGGCCCCGTAACTTCGGGAGAAGGGGTGCCACCGAGAGGTGGTCGCAGTGAAGAGGCCCAAGCGACTGTTTACCAAAAACACAGGTCTCCGCTAAGTCGCAAGACGATGTATGGGGGCTGACGCCTGCCCAGTGCCGGAAGGTTAAGGAAGTTGGTTAGCGTAAGCGAAGCTGACGACCGAAGCCCCGGTGAACGGCGGCCGTAACTATAACGGTCCTAAGGTAGCGAAATTCCTTGTCGGGTAAGTTCCGACCCGCACGAAAGGCGTAACGATTTGGGCGCTGTCTCGGAGAGAGGCTCGGCGAAATAGGATTGTCTGTGAAGATACGGACTACCTACACCTGGACAGAAAGACCCTATGAAGCTTTACTGTAGCCTGGAATTGGCTTCGGGCTGAGTTTGCGCAGGATAGGTGGGAGGCTTTGAAGTTTTCCTTGTGGGGGAAATGGAGCCATCGGTGAGATACCACTCTAACTCAGCTAGAAGTCTAACCTCGACCCGTGATCCGGGAGAGGAACCGTTTCAGGTGGGCAGTTTGACTGGGGCGGTCGCCTCCTAAATGGTAACGGAGGCGCGCAAAGGTTCCCTCAGGCTGGTTGGAAATCAGCCGTAGAGTGCAAAGGCATAAGGGAGCTTGACTGCGAGACCTACAAGTCGAGCAGGGACGAAAGTCGGCCTTAGTGATCCGACGGCACTGCGTGGAAGGGCCGTCGCTCAACGGATAAAAGTTACTCTAGGGATAACAGGCTGATCTCCCCCAAGAGTTCACATCGACGGGGAGGTTTGGCACCTCGATGTCGGCTCATCGCAACCTGGGGCGGAAGTACGTCCCAAGGGTTCGGCTGTTCGCCGATTAAAGCGGTACGTGAGCTGGGTTCAGAACGTCGTGAGACAGTTCGGTCCATATCCGGTGTAGGCGTAAGAGAATTGAGAGGAGCCTTCCTTAGTACGAGAGGACCGGGAAGGACGCACCGCTGGTGTACCTGTTATCGTGCCAACGGTAAACGCAGGGTAGCCAAGTGCGGAGTGGATAACCGCTGAAAGCATCTAAGTGGGAAGCCCACCTCAAGATGAGTTCTCTGTTGGGGTCAACCCAGTAAGGTCACGGAAAGAACATCCGTTAATAGGCGTCCGGTGGAAGTTCAGTAATGGATGAAGCCTAGGCGTACTAACAGACCGAGCGCTTGACCTCTTTTGATGTCTTTATTCCCTGATTAGGTTGACTGTGCAGTCTTCAAGGTTTCTGTTCTTTCCTGGTGCTTCTAGCGAGGTGGCACCACTCCGATCCCTTCCCGAACTCGGCTGTGAAACGCTTCTGCGGCGAAAATACTTGGGGGGTTGCCCCCTGGGAAGATAGCTCAGTGCCAGGTTTATATTTGAAAAACTCCCCCGGATAGCTTAAGGGTTATCCGGGGGAGTTTTTTAGGTTTGGGCTTTGGATGGGGCTTGGCCAGAGATATTGCGTGTTTCTGCGGTATTCACCCTTTAAAATAGGAGGGACTCTTCCGGGCCATCCATGGGAACTTTTCAATCTCTATCAGCCAGTGACATCCTCAAACGCGGACCTGATTCCTGGAACCGTTGGCGGGAAGAACAGCCTCTCGTGAAACCCAGCTTGCAGGGGGAGGATTTAGAGCAACGGTATCTACGAGAGGTTAACTTTAGTTCTTGTAACTTAGCCGATACCAATCTGACTCAAGCGGATTTATGCTTGGCAAACCTAGAGCTGGCGCAACTTGACCGAGCCAATTTGACTGAGGCGATTTTGTATACAACAGATTTGCGCCACAGTTCCTTGAAAGAGTCCATTTTAACGCGGGCGGATTTGACGGAAGCGAGCCTCGTTAAAGCTGATTTGTCCTTAGCTGTCCTTCAACAAGCCCAACTGAACCGATCTGACCTAACCGATGCACGATTGTACACGACGAATCTCCGTCAAGCGGATTTGTCTGATGTGGAGTTAATTCGGGCCGACCTGCGGGAGGTTGATCTGACGATGGCAGATTTAGGGGAAGCGGATTTGCGAGATGCGAATCTGAGTTTTGCGGTTTGTTCCTTAGCTCAATTTGTCGGTGCGACGTTATGTCATGCAAATCTCTATCGCGCTAATTTAAGTTTAGGAAATCTTTGTGTCGCTAACTTGATGGGCGCTAATTTAACAAAAGCTAGTTTTATTGGTGCAAATCTTATTGGTGCGAATCTTTATTTAGCTAATTTACGCTTTGCGAACCTAGCTCAAGCTGATTTACGGGAAGCGAGTTTACGGATTACGAATTTAACTGGGGCAAACTTAGCAGGGGCAAATCTCAGTATGGCCAATCTCACGGAAGCGAGTCTCGTGCGAGCTAATTTGACGGGAGCTAATTTGTCACGGGCCAATCTACATCAAGCGAATCTCGATGGCGCTATTTTAAAAGGGGTCACATTACCCGATGGGCGAAAACACCCCTAGAGCGGGGTATTTTTGCCTATGGGTTGGGGGCTCAGGACTCAGGATTGAATGCCGATTGACTGAGTTTCTGGGCGACAATTTCCCGTAAGGTTTGTTCAACGGAGCGGGGTTGCCAGCTTAATCGGTGTTTGGCTTTACTACCATCAACCCGCACACAGCGTTCATAGATATAGTGAACTCGTTCCCGACTTAAGGGGGGGTTCCAGCCGGTGAGTCGGCCGATAACGTCGAGAACATTGCCACTGAGCCGAACGACAGGGGGAGGAATTTCTCGGGGAGGGGCCACGCCGGCGGCATCCCCTAAGATGGCAAACATCTCACGGGTGGTCAGGTCTCCGGCGGAGATAATGTAATGCTCTCCAGGGGGACTTTTTTCGGCGGCTCGGATCATGGCGTCGACTAGGTCATCCACATGGACGATACCGGTGATGCGATCGCCCCCGGCCCAAACGGTTAACTTGCCCTTGATGAAGTTATCAATGACTGGGCCAAAATGGGGATCATCGGGGCCAAAAATTCCCGAAGGCATGACGCTAACTGCGGCTAACCCCTGATCTGCGGCCCGATTGACTAATTGTTGGGCGGTATATTTGGTGCGGTCATAGGCAGAGGAAAAATTCTTTTGAGTCCGTTGAAAGGTCTCATCGATGGTTTGTCCCTGGGTATCACCATAAACGCCAATGGTGCTGCAATAGACAAACTTAGAGAGATTGGCGCTTTTGGCAGCCTCTAGAATCGTCCGAGTGCCGTCAACGTTCGTTCGGTCCATCAAGGCATCATCTACGAGTCCTAATTCCACAAAGGCGGCAGTATGGAAGACCCAGTCAATATCGGCTAGATGGGAACGAAGTAGCTCTAAGTCGGTCAGATCGCCTTCGACAAACTCAATATCTAATCCCGATAGACGAGTTTTATTGTTCGAGTTGGGGCGAACTAGGGCTTTGACACTATGGCCCTGTTCTAAGAGTTGGCGAACCAGGTGGGATCCGGTAAATCCAGTTGCGCCAGTAACAAAGGTTTTCATAGCTTGTTTGAATCTGGGATAACGTTAAAGGGAGATTTGAAAAGCAATGGAACCAATAGATGGCTTGAATGCTTTATTATCGCATTATCTCTCCAGCAGCTAAAGTCCCATGACGTACAACGATGGTCGTACAGTTACTCCCGCGAGCGATCGCCCGAGGAATATTGCCATGTAGGGCCTGTTGTAACACGCCTTGACGACTTGCCCCTAGCAAGATGGCATCATAATCTTGCCCTCGGGTCTCCTCCAAGACCGCATCCACCACGGAACTGCCATAGATAGGCGTGGCGGTCACCGGACAGGGGAGACGCCGTTCTAACAACCGGGCCGTGCTTTTCAAAAAGGTGATTTCTTCAGTACTTTCGCGATCTCGGAACACCTGACATAACTGAACAAACGAGCGATCGCCCCCCGTCACTAACGCTGACAATAACTCCAACCCGGCCAAAGCATTTACCCCACCCCCAAGGGGAATCAGCCAGCGTTGCAATTGAGGTTGCCTCGGCTCTGCGTTCTCCACAACCTGGCTCCCCCATTTCACCAAGACCATTTGACAGGGAGCCTGCCGCAGTAGTGTATCCGCCACATCCCCAAAAATGCGCCCTGGAGTATGAGTTCCCCCTTTCCAACCCATCAATAAGCTATTGATATGCCGTTCTTGAATTGTCTCCAATACCGCTGCCGATACATCATGAGCCACCCGAATCTGAGTATGGACAGGGATTTGCCATTCTCGGCTCAACCGTAATGCTGTTTGTAAAAGGCGGCGACTGTGGGTAATGCGTACCGGGGTTTCAGAGGGGCTACGATGACGAGGGACAGGAATTACTTGTAGACATTCCAACTCATAATCATTCGCAGCGGCGATCGCCCCAGCAAACTGCAATAACAAGGGAGCCGTTTTGGGGTTAGCTAACGGGACCAACAGGCGGCCACGACCTGTAGCCGGCGCTCGGGTAACATAGACCGGATAAGAGGGTTCCAACTTCTGAGAACGACCGTGACCCGTCAACTGCCGCGCCTCAGCTTGGACAATATCACTGTGGGTAATGATCCCCACCAAACGCCGTCCATCCACCACCGGTAAGCGGCTGATCTGATGACGTTCTAGGAGATATAACGCCTGCATTAGAGGGTCTTCAGAACTCACCATCACCGGTTGAGGCATCATCAACTCAGAAATTGGCGTATCGTCAGATAGGGGGGTTTGGGTGAGTTTCATTAAATCTGTTTCCGTAATCATTCCCACTAAGCGAGTCTCCTGCACGACCGGAAACCCGCCATAGGGCGATCGTCGAAACACCTGCAGCACCTCCCCAATCGATAAATCACTCTCCACCGTTTCCACCTGGCGCTGCATCACATCATTAACGCGAATCTTCAACAAGCCGGAGGTATTATCCTCCGTTGCGGGAGTTTCCCAACCGCGCAATTCCAATAGGCGATCGTACAGAGACCCCGCCGATACCTGTTCCGCCACCACATAGGCCAACACCGAGACAATCATCAAAGGCAAGACCAAATTAAAATCTCGGGTAATCTCAAAAACAATCACAATGGCCGTAATCGGAACCTTAGCAACAGCCCCAAAAAAAGCCCCCATCCCCGCCAAGGCAAAGGTTTGGGGATCACCGACATTAAAAAGAAGCTGACTACTTAACCCCACCAAACTCCCCAACGCCGAGCCAAGAACCAGGGTTGGGGCAAATAACCCCCCAGAGGCGCCAGACCCGTAGACCAAAAGCGTTAACGCGAAATTAACGACCAAAACAATGGCAATCAGGCCCAAACCGGCCTCACCCGTTGTCAAAAAGTCTCGTAACCCCGCATTGTCATGAAACTCCAGAGGTAACAGAGAAATAGTTGCCCCCGAGAGACATCCCACTAACGCGATTCGTCCCGGTAAGCCAATGGCTAGATAACGGCGTTGCCAGGTGAGACTAGCCAGAATCCCTCGATTAAACCAGCCGCTACAGATTCCCGTTATGACTCCTAAAAACAGCAAACTAGGAATATCCATCGGAGAAAACTGGGCTGTTGGGGTATTGGGATCGAGAGTGACATCCCAGGGTCCTCCTCCCAAAAGGCCCGAGACCACGGCTCCAATAAAGGAGGCCAAAATCGCTGTGCCCAGGGTTAAACTCGACACATCTTGTAACAACTCCTCCACCACAAACAAAACCCCCGCAATGGGGGCATTAAACCCAGCGGCTAATCCAGCGGCCGCACCAGCTGCGATGGTTTGACGACGGTAGCCGGGGGAGGTCGGCATCCAGCGACTCATGGAGGCCGCTAAAGCCGCTCCCATATGCACCGTGGGCCCCTGTCGTCCGAGAGGCATTCCCGACCCAGACACCAGCATGGTACTCAGCAGTTTTACCACCGCCAACCGGAGATTGAGAGAGAGTGCCTTTTGTAGCCGTTGCGATGACCCCAGTTCTGCCTTGACATGGGAAACCCCGCTCCCGGTAGCATCCGGGGCAAAGCGTTGAATTAACCAGCCTGCTAAACACCCTCCTAGGGCACCAAATAGAGGCAATTTTAGGCCCACAGGCAACCCGAGAAATTCCTGAACCCGCCAGCCTCCGAGCCAAGCGATCCCCTGACGCAGAATGACCGCCGCCAATCCTGAGACCAGTCCAATGAATCCTGCTTCAATCAGGGCCAGTCGTCGAGGTTCAAGGAAATAGAGATAGAGATGATGAAATCGTGATGAACCCGTCGCCCAGCTCAAATGCCAAGGT harbors:
- a CDS encoding chloride channel protein, whose translation is MKPWHLSWATGSSRFHHLYLYFLEPRRLALIEAGFIGLVSGLAAVILRQGIAWLGGWRVQEFLGLPVGLKLPLFGALGGCLAGWLIQRFAPDATGSGVSHVKAELGSSQRLQKALSLNLRLAVVKLLSTMLVSGSGMPLGRQGPTVHMGAALAASMSRWMPTSPGYRRQTIAAGAAAGLAAGFNAPIAGVLFVVEELLQDVSSLTLGTAILASFIGAVVSGLLGGGPWDVTLDPNTPTAQFSPMDIPSLLFLGVITGICSGWFNRGILASLTWQRRYLAIGLPGRIALVGCLSGATISLLPLEFHDNAGLRDFLTTGEAGLGLIAIVLVVNFALTLLVYGSGASGGLFAPTLVLGSALGSLVGLSSQLLFNVGDPQTFALAGMGAFFGAVAKVPITAIVIVFEITRDFNLVLPLMIVSVLAYVVAEQVSAGSLYDRLLELRGWETPATEDNTSGLLKIRVNDVMQRQVETVESDLSIGEVLQVFRRSPYGGFPVVQETRLVGMITETDLMKLTQTPLSDDTPISELMMPQPVMVSSEDPLMQALYLLERHQISRLPVVDGRRLVGIITHSDIVQAEARQLTGHGRSQKLEPSYPVYVTRAPATGRGRLLVPLANPKTAPLLLQFAGAIAAANDYELECLQVIPVPRHRSPSETPVRITHSRRLLQTALRLSREWQIPVHTQIRVAHDVSAAVLETIQERHINSLLMGWKGGTHTPGRIFGDVADTLLRQAPCQMVLVKWGSQVVENAEPRQPQLQRWLIPLGGGVNALAGLELLSALVTGGDRSFVQLCQVFRDRESTEEITFLKSTARLLERRLPCPVTATPIYGSSVVDAVLEETRGQDYDAILLGASRQGVLQQALHGNIPRAIARGSNCTTIVVRHGTLAAGEIMR